One Alkaliphilus sp. B6464 genomic window carries:
- the cas5b gene encoding type I-B CRISPR-associated protein Cas5b has protein sequence MNVLKFTLSGRTAFFKKPDVNAYYYFTYGQIHKVALLGILGAIMGYGGYNQQIQDDKLVFPEFYEKLRNIKVGIVPRNDKGYITKKVQNFNNTVGYANKDGNLIVKEQWLENPAWDIYILIQGELEEQLAERILEYRFKYIPYLGKNDHIANITDAKIICDVENIEDIERLDSLFIKEHFELLYHNELDLSDLDLDEEYETPYKYEEMLPGMLEETTNKYELQTFVYTNQSLNSVKDTTVYKCNKNLVFFF, from the coding sequence ATGAATGTCTTGAAATTTACCCTTAGTGGTAGAACAGCGTTTTTTAAAAAGCCAGACGTTAATGCTTATTACTATTTTACATATGGGCAAATTCATAAAGTAGCTTTATTAGGGATTTTAGGGGCTATTATGGGATATGGAGGATATAATCAGCAAATACAGGATGATAAATTAGTGTTTCCAGAGTTTTACGAAAAACTTAGAAATATTAAAGTAGGAATTGTACCTAGGAATGATAAAGGTTACATAACAAAAAAGGTACAAAACTTTAATAACACAGTAGGTTATGCGAATAAAGATGGAAACCTTATCGTTAAAGAACAGTGGCTTGAAAATCCAGCATGGGATATATATATATTAATTCAAGGTGAGCTGGAAGAGCAATTAGCTGAAAGGATTCTTGAATATAGGTTTAAGTATATTCCATATCTAGGGAAGAATGATCACATTGCTAACATTACAGATGCAAAAATTATATGTGATGTAGAAAATATAGAGGATATAGAAAGATTAGATAGTTTATTTATAAAGGAGCATTTTGAACTACTATATCATAATGAGCTAGATTTATCTGACCTTGACCTCGACGAAGAATATGAGACTCCATATAAATACGAAGAGATGTTGCCAGGAATGTTAGAAGAAACAACGAATAAATATGAACTTCAGACTTTTGTATATACCAATCAAAGCTTAAATAGCGTAAAGGACACTACTGTATATAAATGCAATAAAAATTTAGTATTTTTCTTTTAA